The following nucleotide sequence is from Salvia splendens isolate huo1 chromosome 2, SspV2, whole genome shotgun sequence.
AATCTCCAGCTGCAGCGACCTACATATAATCAAAATAATGAATTAGCAATAGGATTTCTCATCAAATTGAAGCACAGAAGGAGCGGCATGAATTTAGTTTGGAAATTAATACTACAATACATAGAAAGAACATGCAGTAGAGTAAAGTTCAGTGACAAGAGTACATCATCATAAAAGACTATGGCAGCATAAAGATTTTGcggaataatttattttcttcgtGGGGGTCTTAGATCTTTCAGCTCATCAAGCATTTTCCCAATCTCTTTTTGTAAGTTCCGTACCAGGCCCGTTGCAAGGTAGAATCAAGTGGTAAGTAATGCTGCCAAAGGATATCAGACATTTTTTAAGCGCACATGCAAAGGTAAAGGGCGCCATTCACATGCAAGGTGTAAATAAAGGTTGACATTAACGGAATTTAACTGTTTGTGCTAAAGTGGAAGCAAGTTATGTGAGCCCTGTATAGCAATGTATGTGCATATCCTTTAACTGGATAATTAAAAAACAGTTTTAGCCACTGAATTTCCTTAACAGCAGCTCAAACAATCTTAAATATATTGACACCAAGGACATACAAGGAAATATGAATACCTGTTCAGTTGTAGCATAAGCTCCATAATGGATGTCTTTCCTTGACAGTGCTTTCAAAGCAGTAATGAATGATTGGACCTGAAAACATCAAATTAATTCAGTAGAGCCTAAAGGTACGGGTTTTACACAAATAGGGAAACTAGAGGGATTCCTGCAAATAACTACTGAAGTGAATAAAACTACAAATCCTATAATTATAGCATTAAGATAAAAGACTTGACTGAGATACATACATGTCAATACCTTTTCAACAACAGAAGTAAGCTTGAAGGTTAGATACAATCCAGTTATAAGCGACGAGAAAAGACTCCCGTATTCTTTGTTCAAAAAGAAGCGGTACCAGACAGGGGCAGGGAGTAGTGCACGGTAAAGGAGCAGCAGGTACTCAACTAAAGTTAACAATTGACCCTGTGAATCGACAATTTTTGATTAACAGGTATGCACTTCCTAAAACAATTGCACAATACTATAAATATGTTTAGTTAAAAGAAGGCACAGCCGCACAGACATATTTTACCTGCCTACGGTAGTTCCGACCTCTGCTGTTTTTGTAATATATCAAGAGCAGACACTTGATGACCATTGCTGCCTGACGAACAAGTGTATCTAAGAAAGCGGTGCATGACAAAGACCAAGGTCAAATTACTGATATGTAATTCTACGAATTTGCAGTTATTAATTAAAGGACTCACCATTCACCATGATAATGAATATCGCATTCCAAAAGGGAGGTATGGCTCTTGGAGGCAGCATCAGCAATGGATAGAGCACATCATCTTTCAGATAGTACCAGTACATCCCGGTAACATGAAGTGAGTAAAGAACGACAATGCCGATAAGAGTCATTATTTTCCTCTCACCCTGGAGAGGGATGACAGTTCCTTGTTAGCAGTGACTTCACAGAAAATGGATAAAAAAAGTTTCTCAAAAGAGATGGAAATCTACATCAAGTACCTTTAGTGCTGTCTGCTTCCGTACCATATCATTTGACTTAAACATGATTGCAGCAATCCAGATAGTAGCACAGAATCCTGCAAAAATAGGAGTTGatcaattattttgattttttaatactACGATAAATGGTGAAGAGGCATAACAAAGAGTTCTTCGAATAATGTTAATCAAGCAACTTTAGTTTTTACATTGGATAGATGGTGAAGAGGTATAATAAAGAGTTCATTGAGTAATGGAGCAAAGAACTTTCTACAAAGGGCTTTCGCAGAGAAATTAAGccaacattaaaatttcaacaagTTGACGGAAATACTAAAATCCAGTTTAGAAAGGAGAAAGAAACAGCATACAAAGCGATAAAAGAACAAAAGTTATTGCAAGCTTTTATGTAGATCAGATCTAGGTTGTTATATTAGATGATATATATATTGTGCATGCGGGCAGGGGCTGGCTAACGTCAATATGCAGCTacaattgaaaattttgaaataaagagTAAAGTACAAGGCCAATTAAAGTATTAGCAGCTTCATTATGATTGACACGAATCAGATCATACAGATGTAAGAACACTGGCAGACTTGAACATCGGTAAGGTGAATACTTAAAGTAAGACGAAGCAGAGAATAATACCTTCCAGGTGCTGACGTATGAATACAATCAACAGAAGCAAGGAGAACGGAAGGACCTGCTCGATCCACCGGGCAGCCTGCTGTATATCATATCTCTGGTAAGAGGAGGAAGAATCCCTATTATTGGTGGCAGCTCCCTGAGCACCATCTGCATTATCACCATCTGAGTTTGCAGCTCCATCTCCAGACTCTCGCAAATCAACCTGACTCTCCAATGAGGACAGTGCAGAACCTCCAGACGGTGACCTCGAAAGGGGCTCCGTCTGCGCAGATGGCCCCGAATGCAGAGAAGAAGCAGCCCTGTCATGATCTTGCTCTGCAGAGCCAATTATCCTAATGGAAACCTCTCCCGCACTGCTTGTAGCAGGAGCAGGCGCAGAGTCATTTGTGGTATTCACTAGAGAATCGGATTCTGAATTATTGGACCTGGTTCGGATGAAGCCGGTGTACTCCAATAAGGTGGATAAGGGTGATCGGAGAATGGTGGAAGCAGAAATATGCACCCCATTTCTTCGGGAATGATTCGAattagaagaagaagaggagctcCTGTAAGCGTCCGAATTTGCAGCGGACGCTTCCATTTGTGAGGGCGTCGCAGacctaaacctaaccctaattgaaaaaaaaatcacaccgATCAGATAGAAATTGAATTGAGAATGGCGAGGGAAATGAAGGTGCGTGCAATTGCAAAGACGATGGAGAGAAAATTACCTTGGAGATCGAAAATCCGTGGATGATCGGTGCGGTTCAGAGAGGGGAAAGGTGATTCATTGACGGAAAAAGGAGAAGGGAGGCAGCGGTGGTGTAGTCGGTCCCGCAGCGGAGAATCAGAAGCGGGAGACGTTGAGAATCACGGCTGCGGAAGAGGCGATTTTCCCTTTTTCGGAgcttctctttttctctctgtctctctcttctctctttgtTTGGGTATGgtggagaagagagagaaacaagGGTGGTACGGACAATCACCCCTGCTGTTTATACAACCATTTTACTTCCCATATTATTTCTCGCGGCttgtttttaatttgtttttttaataaatttttgtacAATTCTAAGAAAAGGATATTCACTTGATTaaagttaaataattaataatatttatattttaaacacataaaatattaaattaaagaggAAAATCCAAATTACTTGTAATTTGGGAATGacaatcaatattattttattatagtgATTTCTAATAATATTATGTGGGATTGTTAGTTATatttaaattggggctcaatttaattcaagcccaatATGTTTAatccaagtccaacctccatggatccgtaactaattataactatatataaAGGAGAATAGACAGAAGATTTGTGACCTAATCTAACACAAAATTTTGTGCTCCTTAGTaaaggagtggacgaaaatttcagtCTTCACATAAGTGAAGTtatgtcttctttctaatcaattCCTTTTTTATTCTAACAAGCTTCGTCCATCCAAAGGTCATAATCTGAGTTTGGgaacagattagaagattcgtggtcgaGTACAACATCATCACGtagagaaggcgcaagcaatcttcgattctttggagaatctgTTCGGTGATTCTATAACGTAGGAATTCATATTTTTGGGTTTAAATTTCCTTGTGCGTGATTTATGTGCGCTATTATATGCAAGTAATTATTTAGCATGTgaattaattaatcccataatcagtcaaatagGTCTGATAACATCACATGGTAACACCATGTGGGGTAGGGGGAGGGGATCAGCTTCGGTGCATAGAaagaaatagagagagagagatggagggaGATAGCAATAGCAGTGGCGCTCAAGCCATGCAAGACGGCGACGTCGGAGCCGAGAGACAAACCTAACGCGAAGGAACGACGTGGCTAGAGCAGTCTGAGCACGAGTAGGAAGCATCGTTAGACGTTGGGCTACTTGCGACGAGAGGAAAAGGTGGAGACCGAGACCGAACTCAAGCTCGGGGGTAGAGCTTGAGTCTAGCGAGAGGGAAGAGCGACATCAATAGTTGAGCGGCGTGGACGGAGGCTGACTGATGGTTGCATATCACCGCTTTTATCTACTTCTCAAAGCTAAATAGTTTACTACCTCCATCCACAAAAAAGGgtcgtccaccaaaattagaccaattctaaatatggaaagtttaaattaattaaatactactattatatgtGGACCCTACAATCCACCAACATTACTTTCACCacattttcttctcatctcttattttaccacttatgcattaaaactctcATTTACAAGTTAGTCCATTTTTAGTGAACGGAGGTAGTATTACCTTTATTAGACAAGATACATCGCAATGAATTTAACTTCAAGTTGGTTAATATTATTTTACGGTGTTTGGAAGCACATAAGCTGAACTTTTATATCCTACATAAAAATGTGGATAAAATCGAAATAATTTTGAGAAGATATTTATTTTATGCAAATTATGTTGTCTTgtcataaatattttatgtgaTGATGCATATTTGTTCAGCTATACCGAATGTGCAATACCAAAggttataaattaaatttgggTCCCAGGAATGGGAGAGCCTCTACTCATACTAATGTACATGTGGACTATGTCATCGTAAGGGTTGGTACTTCAGTGACCGTGGAAAGTGGTCCTTTTCTCGTCACAAGATGTTCCGATATAATGAATTACAGAAAGACCTTAGATTGTGCAATCGAATGTTAGCTCGGAAAGTATTTAGTAAGCTTGGGTCTTTTAAGAAAAACTCCCAACCATTACAATTTTGAtgcttgacaatatttttaaatgtactacctccgtcccgcattaactgtcacatatacttttttgcactcgttttttaaaattaataataaatagttaaagtcgagaaatagtaaaataagagagagaacaAGGTACTATTTCtcgactttaactatttattatcattttacaaaacgagtgcaaaaaagtaaatgtgacgGTTAATGCGGGACGAAGGTAgtataattgtatttttttGGCAATATGTTCACT
It contains:
- the LOC121763394 gene encoding RING finger and transmembrane domain-containing protein 2-like — translated: MEASAANSDAYRSSSSSSNSNHSRRNGVHISASTILRSPLSTLLEYTGFIRTRSNNSESDSLVNTTNDSAPAPATSSAGEVSIRIIGSAEQDHDRAASSLHSGPSAQTEPLSRSPSGGSALSSLESQVDLRESGDGAANSDGDNADGAQGAATNNRDSSSSYQRYDIQQAARWIEQVLPFSLLLLIVFIRQHLEGFCATIWIAAIMFKSNDMVRKQTALKGERKIMTLIGIVVLYSLHVTGMYWYYLKDDVLYPLLMLPPRAIPPFWNAIFIIMVNDTLVRQAAMVIKCLLLIYYKNSRGRNYRRQGQLLTLVEYLLLLYRALLPAPVWYRFFLNKEYGSLFSSLITGLYLTFKLTSVVEKVQSFITALKALSRKDIHYGAYATTEQVAAAGDLCAICQEKMHSPVLLRCKHIFCEDCVSEWFERERTCPLCRALVKPADLRSFSDGSTSLFFQLF